A stretch of Babesia bigemina genome assembly Bbig001, chromosome : III DNA encodes these proteins:
- a CDS encoding adaptin N terminal domain containing protein, putative yields the protein MDGKYFRGNRRSEIQELREELQKASKDRRKDAIKKIIGAMTVGKDVSSLFPEVVNCIQTNNLELKKLVYLYVINYAKVQPELAILAVNTFCKDAKDRNPLIRALAVRTMGYIRLPAVTEYMVEPLMRCHSDPDPYVRKTAAICIAKLHGISPQLVRDEGFIDVLERMMSDTNPMVVANAVSTLVEISEQSEENLVARILAKNPAKLEGLLHSLNECMEWGQVYILDALMLYKPGSPEEARTLIEGVLPRFSHINPAVVMSAMKVVIKMLPKIGDKEYLRVLQGKLAAPLVTLASLEPEIQYVALRSILVIIEKWPRLLEGHVRAFFCKSRDPLYVRIEKLEIMVRLATTSNFQKILAELSEYATDIDHDFVRRAVRAIGSLGVRLEAALSACGNALNELLRLRAAHLTEECTIVYRDLLRAYPHMFNLDLFSMCADGEYLHAVESKSALIWIIGQYAAKIPDAAEYLANMAETMHDEDHAVQLSLLTAAVKVAVTRGRDTGMVEHVIERCVHESASPDVRTRAQMYLRLLEHGDAVAAKVVLAPLPPIGEAVMDSEVLDNLLSNLGHVSSVYHLPAWALTFKDAQPLGASREKQSGDASSSDGDLLDTADSDISPRKGRSFDGLDDYDEDQRGGRDLQPYHGEDDLFETFGRVFRYTCKDEVVLTQHQQGSNGQIGLQVVACLYREGEKMSLKLSMTNKTAASISLLAIQFNKNSFGLSPAAPLASPVLVAPEKTTEAHVPLAANVIMSNTPPANPIALQVAIKTTVDVFYFRVFYELPIVLLHGARITRSEFEELWGLSGQEETFAVGDSLPVTDRLAKAGLSFVGAGLNVGSSKANECFYASTTNSLQLLAVFSNGRASVKAEAAALVPLFVHTIGKALRSGS from the exons ATGGACGGTAAGTACTTTCGCGGCAACCGCCGCTCCGAGATCCAGGAGCTGCGCGaggagctgcagaaggCGTCTAAGGACCGGCGAAAGGACGCCATCAAAAAGATCATCGGGGCCATGACCGTCGGCAAGGACGTGTCTAGCCTGTTCCCCGAGGTGGTAAACTGCATCCAGACCAACAACCTCGAGCTGAAGAAGCTGGTGTACCTGTACGTGATAAACTACGCGAAGGTGCAGCCTGAGCTTGCGATTTTGGCGGTGAACACGTTCTGCAAGGATGCCAAGGATCGCAACCCGCTCATCAG GGCGCTCGCTGTGCGCACGATGGGCTACATTCGGCTCCCGGCGGTCACGGAGTACATGGTGGAGCCGCTGATGCGCTGCCACTCCGACCCCGACCCGTACGTCCGCAAGACGGCGGCCATTTGCATCGCAAAACTCCACG GGAtatcgccgcagctggtgcGTGACGAGGGCTTCATCGACGTGCTGGAGCGGATGATGTCGGACACCAACCCGATGGTGGTGGCGAACGCGGTGTCGACGCTGGTGGAGATCTCCGAGCAGTCCGAGGAGAACCTGGTGGCCCGCATTTTGGCCAAGAACCCGGCCAAGCTGGAGGGCCTGCTGCACTCGCTGAACGAGTGCATGGAGTGGGGCCAGGTGTACATTCTGGACGCGCTGATGCTGTACAAGCCCGGCAGCCCGGAGGAGGCGCGCACCCTGATCGAGGGCGTGCTGCCGCGCTTCTCGCACATAAACCCGGCCGTGGTGATGTCGGCCATGAAGGTGGTgatcaagatgctgccgaaGATCGGCGACAAGGAGTACCTGCGCGTGCTGCAGGGGAAGCTGGCGGCGCCTTTGGTGACGCTTGCGTCGCTTGAGCCGGAGATCCAGTACGTGGCGCTGCGTTCGATTTTGGTGATCATCGAGAAGTGGCCGCGTCTGCTCGAGGGCCACGTGCGCGCGTTCTTCTGCAAGAGCCGCGACCCCCTGTACGTGCGCATCGAGAAGCTGGAGATCATGGTGCGTCTGGCGACGACCAGCAACTTCCAGAAGATCCTGGCCGAGCTCTCTGAGTACGCCACCGACATCGACCACGACTTCGTGAGGAGGGCCGTGCGTGCCATAGGGTCGCTGGGCGTGCGTCTGGAGGCCGCGCTGTCGGCCTGCGGTAACGCCCTgaacgagctgctgcgtctGCGGGCGGCGCACCTCACCGAGGAGTGCACCATCGTGTACCGCGACCTGCTGCGCGCGTACCCGCACATGTTCAACCTTGATTTGTTCTCCATGTGCGCCGACGGCGAGTACCTGCACGCCGTGGAGTCGAAGTCCGCGCTGATCTGGATCATCGGCCAGTACGCCGCTAAGATCCCCGACGCGGCCGAGTACCTCGCGAACATGGCTGAGACGATGCACGACGAGGACCACGCGGTGCAGCTGAGCCTGctgacggcggcggtgaaGGTGGCCGTGACCCGCGGTCGGGACACCGGGATGGTGGAGCACGTGATCGAGCGCTGCGTGCACGAGAGCGCGAGCCCCGACGTGCGTACCCGCGCGCAGATGTACCTGaggctgctggagcacggCGACGCGGTGGCCGCCAAGGTGGTGctggcgccgctgccgccgaTCGGCGAGGCCGTGATGGACAGCGAGGTGCTGGACAACCTGCTGAGCAATTTAGGGCACGTCTCGTCGGTGTACCACCTGCCGGCGTGGGCGCTGACGTTCAAGGACGCGCAGCCGCTGGGCGCGTCGCGCGAGAAGCAGTCCGGAGACGCGTCGTCCAGCGACGGCGACCTGCTGGACACGGCCGACTCCGACATCAGCCCGCGCAAGGGCCGGTCCTTCGACGGCCTGGACGACTACGACGAGGACCAGCGCGGCGGCCGCGACCTGCAGCCGTACCACGGCGAGGACGATTTGTTCGAGACCTTCGGCAGGGTGTTCCGTTACACGTGCAAGGACGAGGTGGTGCTGACTCAGCACCAGCAGGGCTCCAACGGCCAGATTGGCCTGCAGGTGGTGGCGTGCCTGTACCGCGAGGGCGAGAAGATGTCGCTGAAGCTGTCGATGACCAACAAGACCGCGGCGTCGATATCGCTGCTGGCCATCCAGTTCAACAAGAACTCGTTCGGGCTCAGCCCCGCGGCGCCACTCGCCAGCCCCGTGCTGGTGGCGCCTGAGAAGACCACGGAGGCGCACGTGCCGCTCGCGGCCAACGTCATCATGTCCAACACCCCGCCCGCTAACCCCATCGCGCTGCAGGTCGCCATCAAGACCACCGTGGACGTGTTCTACTTCCGCGTGTTCTACGAGCTGCCGatcgtgctgctgcacggcgCGCGAATAACGCGCAGCGAGTTCGAGGAGCTCTGGGGCTTGTCTGGCCAGGAGGAGACGTTCGCCGTGGGCGACAGCCTGCCCGTCACCGACCGCCTTGCGAAGGCCGGTCTGTCGTTCGTCGGCGCCGGCCTCAACGTGGGCAGCTCCAAGGCCAACGAGTGCTTCTACGCGAGCACCACGAactcgctgcagctgctggcggTGTTCTCCAACGGGCGCGCGTCCGTCAAGGCCGAGGCGGCCGCCCTGGTCCCGCTGTTCGTCCACACTATCGGCAAGGCTCTGCGCAGCGGGAGCTGA
- a CDS encoding ribosomal protein L7Ae containing protein, putative, with amino-acid sequence MAKKTKSKGMDNMNQKLQLVMKSGKVCLGFKSTRSALRTGKAHMVIISNNCPPIRRAEIEHYAMLAKCNIHMFAGDNNDLGTVCGKYFRVGCMAILDAGDSDILRESE; translated from the exons ATGGCGAAGAAGACCAAGTCTAAGGGTATGGACAACATGAACCAGAAGCTCCAGCTGGTCATGAAGTCCGGCAAGGTGTGCCTCGGGTTCAAGTCCACCAGGTCCGCGCTGCGCACCGGCAAAG CGCACATGGTCATCATCAGCAACAACTGCCCGCCCATCCGCCGCGCCGAGATCGAGCACTACGCGATGCTCGCCAAGTGCAACATCCACATGTTCGCGGGCGACAACAACGACCTGGGCACCGTCTGCGGTAAATACTTCCGCGTCGGTTGCATGGCCATCCTCGACGCGGGTGACTCCGACATTCTCCGCGAATCCGAGTAG
- a CDS encoding EUKARYOTIC TRANSLATION INITIATION FACTOR 3 SUBUNIT 11, putative, giving the protein MDITANKSSHVLMARSPLATPPDAGSVGRPSVGASETYVEIDSLALIKALKHCKDNYPVPVNGQLLGMAFGDRLEVTNCFSFPQKRDIYNALNRDKSTTNMSEKELEEKADEEFMKYHDKMSDLLHDIHVDCFAIGWYQTLHFGDVQSKEVIDNLVNYQEAIDQAIMLGFDPMSSTGEISFKAYRASDQLLELYRNAQGDVKSFNNLKGTQILVEVPIVVKNSILSECFLSQYVFDSPAQNVSVFDILDADRNKYLSHNLEFLSQSLEALCDNQDKVIRYQRELAKLTQHHKQLVERRRLENEQNRLKGEPVLPLPELDLSPLKKVEKPSQLSTIVMSNECATHTKNVSALCFDNIAKMSVLFHRMSAMSGKR; this is encoded by the coding sequence ATGGATATTACGGCGAACAAGAGCTCGCACGTGCTGATGGCGCGGAGCCCGCTGGCCACCCCGCCAGACGCGGGGTCGGTCGGCAGGCCGTCGGTGGGCGCCAGCGAGACCTACGTGGAGATAGACAGCCTTGCGCTCATCAAGGCTCTGAAGCACTGCAAGGACAACTACCCGGTGCCGGTGAACGGCCAGCTGCTGGGCATGGCGTTCGGCGACCGTCTGGAGGTGACGAACTGCTTCTCGTTCCCGCAGAAGCGCGACATCTACAACGCGCTGAACCGCGACAAGAGCACCACCAACATGAGCGagaaggagctggaggaaaAGGCGGACGAGGAGTTCATGAAGTACCACGACAAGATGTCTGACCTGCTGCACGACATCCACGTGGACTGCTTCGCCATCGGCTGGTACCAGACGCTGCACTTCGGCGACGTGCAGTCGAAGGAGGTCATCGACAACCTGGTGAACTACCAGGAGGCGATTGACCAGGCGATAATGCTGGGCTTCGACCCGATGTCGAGCACCGGCGAGATCTCGTTCAAGGCGTACCGCGCCtccgaccagctgctggagctgtACCGCAACGCGCAGGGCGACGTGAAGAGCTTCAACAATTTGAAGGGCACCCAGATCCTGGTCGAGGTCCCGATCGTGGTTAAGAATTCTATCCTCTCGGAGTGCTTCCTCAGCCAGTACGTGTTCGACAGCCCCGCGCAGAACGTGTCCGTGTTCGACATCCTGGACGCTGACCGCAACAAGTACCTGTCGCACAACCTCGAGTTTCTGTCGCAGTCGCTGGAGGCGCTGTGCGACAACCAGGACAAGGTGATCCGCTACCAGCGCGAGCTGGCGAAGCTGACGCAGCACCACAAGCAGCTGGTGGAGCGCCGCAGGCTGGAGAACGAGCAGAACCGCCTCAAGGGCGAGCCCGTGCTGCCGCTTCCTGAGCTGGACCTGAGCCCGCTGAAGAAGGTCGAGAAGCCATCGCAGTTGTCCACCATCGTCATGAGCAACGAGTGCGCGACGCACACCAAGAACGTCAGCGCGCTGTGCTTCGACAACATCGCAAAGATGTCAGTGCTGTTCCACCGCATGTCCGCCATGTCGGGTAAACGTTAA
- a CDS encoding isoleucyl-tRNA synthetase family protein, putative: MAQGSAASATFLPVDEKVDFPKEEEAILRHWKEIDVFHTANKLASGRPKFTFYDGPPFATGLPHYGHILAGTIKDVVTRYAYQTGHDVERRFGWDCHGLPIEYEIDKLNNIKHLSDVQKMGIGVYNEKCREIVMRYSGEWREIIARTGRWIDFDNDYKTLNTSYMETLWWVFKQLFEKGVVYRGFQVMPYSLACTTPVSNFEANLNYKDVTDPAVYVAFRCVDEPVELVAWTTTPWTLPSNLALIVNAEFVYVVLHHEQRGVDYVVAECRMESFCNDARLVVDKDVRVVRKLQGSELVGKRYEPLFEYYASEPGFDEEQLSRSYVIVGDKMVTADAGSGIVHAAPYFGEEDMRVCKRNGVIRGALPELIDESGNFKSHLQRLGGMYIKDADSEIKRMLKERGRLVHAGTLVHSYPFCWRSDTPLVYRAVSCWFIKVEEYREDILRCVEQTQWVPRFVKEKRFRNWIADARDWCVSRNRFWGTPIPLWVSEDYTQVVCVGSIEELERLSGRKVSDLHRHFVDEIEIPDPRGPGFKPLRRIPEIFDCWYESGSMPYAKIHYPFENKESFPQCFPADFIAEGLDQTRGWFYTLMVLSTHLFGAPAFRNIIVNGLVLASDGKKMSKRLKNFADPVEVINQYGADSVRLYLISSPAVRAEPLRFMTDGVRGILKDVILPWFHAYRFLVQEASRFEVVTGRRFVPSASAAVDSSCVMDRWLHSITQQLIDGVHREMGAYRLYNVLPQLLAFLEQLTNWYIRINRDRMRGAFGEDESYVSLASLYSSLDAFTCLMSMFAPFTSEMIYANLKRAAPGRMESIHFEMLPRVSGVVDEEITFKVRVMQQVILLGRTVRERRRVSLKTPIAGLKVVHEDERVLSAVRELEALVKDELNVMNVELSKDVSCISCQITPNFKALGARLGQAMKPVAAAIKGMSQAEIARLESEGSADVLGHTITLDDVVISRRIDVGALSHPDIDGDSNREVAVLLDFTSDESLRWKACAREVANRVQKLRKQLRLSVNDSITIYVQPHGELAFEKLSLQTEYLEKTLRRSVVVTREVPAAGNVHSDTFELGEQRFSVAVEVHDQ, translated from the exons CTCGCGGGTACCATCAAG GACGTGGTGACGCGGTATGCGTACCAGACGGGCCACGATGTGGAGCGCCGCTTCGGGTGGGACTGCCACGGGCTGCCCATCGAGTACGAGATCGACAAGCTGAACAACATCAAGCACCTGAGCGACGTGCAGAAAATGGGCATCGGCGTATACAACGAGAAATGCCG GGAGATCGTGATGCGGTACTCGGGCGAGTGGAGGGAGATCATCGCCCGCACCGGTCGGTGGATCGACTTCGACAACGACTACAAGACCCTGAACACCAGCTACATGGAGACGCTGTGGTGGGTGTTCAAGCAGCTGTTCGAGAAAGGCGTGGTCTACCGCGGGTTCCAGGTGATGCCGTACTCGCTGGCGTGCACGACTCCGGTGTCTAACTTCGAGGCTAACCTGAACTACAAGGACGTGACCGACCCCGCGGTGTACGTGGCGTTCCGTTGCGTCGACGAGCCCGTTGAGCTGGTGGCGTGGACGACCACCCCGTGGACGCTGCCGTCGAACCTGGCGCTGATCGTGAACGCCGAGTTCGTGTACGTGGTGCTCCACCACGAGCAGCGTGGCGTGGACTACGTGGTGGCCGAGTGCCGTATGGAGAGCTTCTGCAACGACGCGCGTCTGGTCGTGGACAAGGACGTCCGCGTGGTGCGCAAGCTGCAGGGTTCCGAGCTGGTCGGCAAGCGCTACGAGCCGCTGTTCGAGTACTACGCGTCGGAGCCCGGGTTCGACGAGGAGCAGCTGTCGCGGTCGTACGTGATCGTGGGCGACAAGATGGTCACCGCGGACGCGGGTAGCGGGATCGTGCACGCTGCGCCGTACTTCGGCGAGGAGGACATGAGGGTCTGCAAGCGCAACGGCGTGATCCGCGGCGCGCTGCCCGAGCTCATCGACGAGAGCGGCAACTTCAAGTCGCACCTGCAGCGGCTCGGCGGGATGTACATCAAGGACGCGGATTCCGAGATCAAGCGTATGCTGAAGGAGCGCGGCCGCCTGGTGCACGCGGGCACCCTGGTGCACTCGTACCCCTTCTGCTGGCGCAGCGACACGCCCCTGGTGTACCGCGCCGTCAGCTGCTGGTTCATCAAGGTGGAGGAGTACCGCGAGGACATTCTGCGGTGCGTGGAGCAGACGCAGTGGGTGCCGCGCTTCGTCAAGGAGAAGCGCTTCCGCAACTGGATTGCTGACGCCCGCGACTGGTGCGTGAGCCGCAACCGTTTCTGGGGCACCCCGATCCCGCTGTGGGTCAGCGAGGACTACACTCAGGTGGTGTGCGTCGGGAGCatcgaggagctggagcGTCTCTCTGGCCGCAAGGTGAGCGACCTGCACCGTCACTTCGTGGACGAGATCGAGATCCCCGACCCGCGCGGCCCCGGGTTCAAGCCGCTGCGGCGCATCCCTGAGATTTTCGACTGCTGGTACGAGAGCGGTTCCATGCCGTACGCCAAGATCCACTACCCGTTCGAGAACAAGGAAAGCTTCCCGCAATGCTTCCCCGCGGACTTCATCGCGGAGGGCCTGGACCAGACCCGCGGGTGGTTCTACACCCTGATGGTGCTGTCGACTCACCTGTTCGGCGCGCCCGCGTTCCGCAACATCATCGTGAACGGCCTCGTGCTTGCGAGCGACGGCAAGAAGATGTCTAAGCGTCTGAAGAATTTCGCTGACCCCGTGGAGGTCATCAACCAGTACGGCGCGGACAGCGTGCGTCTGTACCTCATCTCGTCACCCGCGGTGCGTGCCGAACCGCTTCGTTTCATGACCGACGGCGTGCGAGGGATCCTGAAGGACGTGATCCTGCCGTGGTTCCACGCGTACCGGTTCCTGGTCCAGGAGGCGTCCCGTTTCGAGGTCGTGACCGGCCGCCGCTTCGTGCCCAGCGCCTCCGCCGCGGTCGACTCGTCGTGCGTGATGGACCGGTGGCTGCACTCGATAACGCAGCAGCTCATCGATGGCGTGCACCGTGAGATGGGTGCGTACCGGCTGTACAACGTGcttccgcagctgctggcgttCCTGGAGCAGCTCACTAACTGGTACATCCGCATCAACCGCGACCGCATGCGTGGCGCGTTCGGCGAGGACGAGTCGTACGTGTCGTTGGCGTCGCTGTACTCGTCTCTGGACGCCTTCACGTGCCTGATGAGCATGTTCGCGCCGTTCACTTCCGAGATGATCTACGCCAACCTCAAGCGCGCCGCCCCCGGCAGGATGGAGAGCATCCACTTCGAGATGCTGCCCCGCGTGAGCGGCGTTGTCGACGAGGAGATAACCTTCAAGGTGCGCGTGATGCAGCAGGTGATTTTGCTCGGGCGCACGGTGCGCGAACGCCGCCGCGTGTCGCTGAAGACCCCGATCGCTGGGCTGAAGGTGGTGCACGAGGACGAGCGCGTTTTGTCCGCCGTGCGCGAGCTGGAGGCGCTGGTGAAGGACGAGCTGAACGTGATGAACGTGGAGCTTTCGAAGGACGTATCGTGCATCAGCTGCCAGATCACGCCCAACTTCAAGGCTCTGGGCGCCCGGCTGGGCCAGGCGATGAAGCCGGTGGCGGCCGCCATTAAGGGCATGAGCCAGGCCGAGATCGCCCGGCTGGAGAGCGAGGGCAGCGCCGACGTGCTGGGCCACACCATCACGCTGGACGACGTGGTCATCAGCCGCCGCATTGACGTCGGCGCGCTGTCGCACCCCGACATCGACGGTGACTCCAACCGCGAGgtggcggtgctgctggacttCACGAGCGACGAGTCGCTGCGCTGGAAGGCGTGCGCCCGCGAGGTGGCGAACCGCGTGCAGAAGCTGCGCaaacagctgcggctgtcgGTGAACGACTCCATCACCATCTACGTGCAGCCGCACGGGGAGCTTGCGTTCGAGAAGCTGTCGCTGCAGACCGAGTACCTCGAGAAGACGCTGCGGCGCAGCGTGGTGGTGACCCGCGAGGTGCCCGCCGCGGGCAACGTGCACAGTGACACTTTCGAGCTCGGCGAGCAGCGTTTCTCCGTCGCCGTGGAGGTGCATGATCAGTAG